The nucleotide window TGAATCGACTAAATGGATAGGAGGTTCTTGGCATGGATTAATCCAGGTATTTTTCTAATTCACTAATGGCTTCGTTGATTCCTTTTAATGGAATGTAAACCCAGTCAGGTCTGCCATTTAATTCGTATCCCAACTCATAAATGGCTTTTTCTAAAAGGTGTAATAGCAATAAAAAATTGATTTCTTGTTTAGAGGCAAACAAGGGGTTTTCTCTTCCGATGGTTTCAAAATAGGAGGCCTGAAACGTGTCACGTATCAATTGATACCAACGGTTGCTGCTTTTTTGCAATCGGATAATGTCTAAACCCTGGGTTTCTTTTGAAAAATAAAGTTTGGCACATACAGCATAATGAAATGATCGAACCATTCCGGCCACATCCTTTAGTGGACTATGTTTGATTTTTCGCTCCACGATACTGCTTTCAGGTTCTCCTTCAAAGTCAATAATAATAAAATCGCTTCCGGTAAATAATACTTGACCAAGGTGGTAATCGCCATGTATTCGGATTCGAAGTGATTTTAATTTATTGGTTTTTATTTGGTTGAAAAACCTTAATATAACCGGTTTCTTTCGGATAAATCGTTTAGCCAGTGCTTGTGATTCAAGGTCTAGTTGGTTGATCTTGGAATCCAGCATGTTTAGCCTGGATTCAACCAAATGGGTGAGGTGCTGATGTAGCCATTTCCTGTAAAGGTTATCGTATTTTTGATGCTTAAAGGCTTTCTCTCTTGTGGGAGTATCTAAACTTAAATGCATCTCTGCTGTTCGTTTCCCAAGCAATTCAATGGCTTCAAAAACAGATTCCTTAATGGTGAATTCATGATCCAAAAAGGAAAACATGAAATCATTTAAACTATCACCGGTGCTAGCCCAACTATCCTTCTCCGCAGCAACCTTAGTCATCATCAATCCATTCGAAATAGGTGGTATTCCTTTCCTTTCCCATTTCCATCCGGCAACATAATTGGGGATATGATTGAACTTACCTTGATTCGTCAAAAAACGGATTAATTCTAACTCAGGGTTTTCTTCCCGATATAATTTTCGATAAAGCTTAAAAAAGTACTTTTTATTAAAAACGATGGAAGTATTGCTTTGGTCAAATGATTGAATTTCAGAACTTAAATACTTCTCATTTAAGTTAAAAGTTGAGCTATTTTCGAAACTCCATTTTCCGTTATAAAGAGGCTGGGATTTTCCATTCACCAATTGTTCAAATATCCATCTTCTGAAAGATTCAAAAGGGATGGCTTCTAACAGGAAAGAAGTTTCATGTTTAAATAAAACTCCACTTGTTTCATTTCTGGTACTTACTACAACCGGCCATTGATAAAATTCTATTGACTGCCCCTGATACCTTACTTCAATCAGAAAAAGATAAAAATTGAGTCCAGGTTCAGAAAGTACCGGAAAAACTTCATCTACTAAAAGTTGTTCAATGATATAACCTTTCCCTCCAAACCACCTGGCATTGGAAAGATAAGCACGTAACTCGGATGATCCTACAAAATGGTCAAAAATGGGTGGGTATTTTTTCATTTAGGAACCTGGTTGTACTAGAAATAGATGAAAAGGCCATTTGTTTGGATCTAATTCAACATAATTGCTTCCGGTATGCCATTGGTACTGTTCGTTGGTAATTAAGTCTTTAACAACAAATTGACTATAACCCATGAGTCCAATATCTTCCGGAAAGGTGTTTAACATGGACGATTGTTTATTCTGTGCATCCAGGTTAATGATAATTACTAGTCTATTTTCTCCATAAACTTTTGAAAAGGCCATCAATTGTCCATTGTCTATTTGTAATCGTCGGTAATTATTGGTGAATTGCAAGGCCGGATTATCTTTCCGAATTTGATTTATTGCCTCTATAGTTTTGGTTAATCGATTTTCCCAATTCCAACTCCAATTTCCTACTTCATACTTTTCAGAGTTTAAGTATTCTTCCTTTCCCGGAATGGAGTCTGAATACATTGCTTCATATACCGGTGAAAAAATCCCATAGTTGCTCGATAAGGTGGACGCTAAAACAAATCGGATAATAAATTGATTTTCGTTTTGAGTTTGTAAAATATAGGGATTGATATCGTGAGTATTGGGCCAAAAATTAGGCCTGAAGTATTCCTTTCTATCAGTTTGAGTTAATTCTTTCATATACTCCTCCAACTCCCATTTCGAATTTCTCCAGGTAAAGTAGGTATAACTTTGATCAAAACCTTTTTTGGCTAAATCCTCCATAATCCGAGGCCTGGTAAAGGCTTCCGATAAAAAGATAACATCCGGATGGGTAATATGGATTTGACCAATTAACCACTCCCAAAAATGAAAACTCTTGGTATGTGGATTGTCAACCCTAAATATTCTGATTCCTTGTCCAACCCAAAATTGAACGACCTCTAACCAGGCTTGCCACATGCCTTGCCAATCATTCGATTCAAAGTCCAAAGGGTAAATATCCTGGTATTTTTTGGGAGGATTTTCCGCATATTGAATAGATCCGTCAGGTCTTTCCTTGAACCAGGATTTATGCTTCTTAGCCCAGGAATGATCCGGCGAGCATTGTATTGCAAAGTCCATGGCAACTTCAATCCCCAGTTTTTCGGCTTTTTGTATGAACTGTTGGAAGTCTTTAAGTTCTCCTAATTCAGGCAAAATATCGGTATGACCGCCTAATTCGCTGCCAATTGCGTAAGGACATCCGGGTTCATTTTCTCCTGCATCTAAACTATTGTTTTTTCCTTTTCGGAATTTTTTGCCTATTGGATGAATAGGAGGGAAGTATATAATGTCAAATCCCAATTTGGAAATCCTTGGCAACAAGGCTTCACAGTCTTTAAACTTAGCGTGTTTCCCATTCTTTCCGGCACTTCTTGGAAAAAAGGAATACCAGGAACTAAAACCGGCCTTCTTCCGCTGAACTTTGATTGCAAGTACTTTGTCATGCCGGGTTGGATTATCGATTAAAGGATAATTTCTAAAATATTCCTCCAGCTTTTCGGAACAAGCAATCTGACAAGCCAATTCTAAATTCCTATCCTGTAATTCCAATTTCCATTGTTTCAAAACAGATAGTTGATCCGGATACCGTTCTTGCAATTGCTCCATAAACTGTATCCCGATTTTTAATTGCAAAGCCCATTCCTGTGGATTGTTCTCGCTTAACCTTTTCCTGAAATTATGCAACCAACTGAGTGGGTGATCAATAAATGCTTGTACTGTATATTCCCAATTTCCTTGTTCAGTACATTGAAAACTAGCCCTGTATCTGTCGTTACCTAAACCTGTCATCGATATACGATTCCATTGTTCTTTTCCCAATTTTCGAAACAATAAATCTACCGATACTAAATCATGACCGTCTGCAAAGGCATCGGCCACTACCTCAATCCATTCTCCTTCAACTCGCTTAACCGGATACTTCCCTCCCTCAATTTCCGGGTAAACATGGCAAACAACCGTCCTGGCCTTGCCATTAAGCTTTTCTAAATCAATATTCATTACCGAATTATTAGTTCGTGAAAGTATTTATCTACTGTGAATTTTATTTTTCCAAGTGCAAAATTTCTTGGTGTCAATTTATGAACCCTTCCATCTATAACCAATTCGGATGCATTGAAAGGAATGCCTGTTAATATCACTTTATATTTTTCATGGCTGGTTTTATAATCCCCCATTTTATTTTTCCATATTCTAAAACTTGATTTATTGCCTTGAACTTCCAGGGTAACTACTTTGTACCTTCCATTTTTATAACCGAAATTGTCTCCATCATCGAAATACAGTTGACTACTTTCAAAGCCTTCTTTGTAATAGGCATGTAAGGTTATTTCCTTGATGATTTTTTCGCCAATATAATTTTGTTGAGGCCATGCCGGAATTACCGCCCCTTCTTTAATAAATACCGGAATATGTTCTATGGGTGAATCAACCTGAATGGTTTGATGCCCCTGAAATTTCCTGTCATCCCAATTGTGATACCAGTTTCCTTTCGGTAAATAAACATCCATGCTGGTTTGGCCTGAGGAATAAACCGGAGCAACCAATAGGTGATCCCCCAATAAAAATTGATTTTGGTTGGTTACAGAACTTGGGTCATGTTGGTCATAAAAGGCTAAAGGACGTATCATGGGGGTTCCATACCTCGAGTTTTGCCAAAAAGTTGTATAAAAATAGGGCATTAAACGATACCTCATCTGAATAGCTTTCTTGCAAATTCGCTCATAAAATGGACCAAAACTCCAAGGCTCCTGATTAAAACCTGTTTCATTGCTTGCGCTATGCGATCTGAAAAATGGATGAAAGGCCGCCATCTGAACCCATCTGGTATAAAGTTCTCCATCCGGCTCCCCGATAAACCCTCCAACATCGCTGCCGGCAAAGGAAATTCCCGAAACACTTAAGCTGATTAATTGTTGGGCTGCTAACCACAAATGTTCCCACGATGCCGAATTATCGCCGGTCCATACACAACTGTATTTTTGTATACCTGCGTAAGCTGATCGGGTTATAACAAACGGGCGATGTGGCATTTGATACCTTTTCAAACCCTGATAAGTGCTCATCGCCATCAAATGTCCGTATACATTATGCGCTTTTCGGTGACTGCAAGGGTCACCATCATAATCGTGTCTTACATCTTCCGGAAAGGTGCCAATTTCAAATACTGCGGGTTCGTTCATATCGTTCCAAACTCCTCGTATTCCGTTTTCAGCCAATACTTTAAACTGACTACTCCACCATTTCCGGGTTTCCGGGTTGGTGTAATCCGGAAAAACACATTTGCCCGGCCAAACATCTCCTTCCATCAAGGCTCCATCTTGTCGCTTGCAAAACACATTGGCTGCCATCCCCGATTTATAAACCTCGTAATCAGGATCTACCTTAATTCC belongs to Bacteroidia bacterium and includes:
- a CDS encoding trehalose synthase, which encodes MKKYPPIFDHFVGSSELRAYLSNARWFGGKGYIIEQLLVDEVFPVLSEPGLNFYLFLIEVRYQGQSIEFYQWPVVVSTRNETSGVLFKHETSFLLEAIPFESFRRWIFEQLVNGKSQPLYNGKWSFENSSTFNLNEKYLSSEIQSFDQSNTSIVFNKKYFFKLYRKLYREENPELELIRFLTNQGKFNHIPNYVAGWKWERKGIPPISNGLMMTKVAAEKDSWASTGDSLNDFMFSFLDHEFTIKESVFEAIELLGKRTAEMHLSLDTPTREKAFKHQKYDNLYRKWLHQHLTHLVESRLNMLDSKINQLDLESQALAKRFIRKKPVILRFFNQIKTNKLKSLRIRIHGDYHLGQVLFTGSDFIIIDFEGEPESSIVERKIKHSPLKDVAGMVRSFHYAVCAKLYFSKETQGLDIIRLQKSSNRWYQLIRDTFQASYFETIGRENPLFASKQEINFLLLLHLLEKAIYELGYELNGRPDWVYIPLKGINEAISELEKYLD
- a CDS encoding alpha-1,4-glucan--maltose-1-phosphate maltosyltransferase, giving the protein MNIDLEKLNGKARTVVCHVYPEIEGGKYPVKRVEGEWIEVVADAFADGHDLVSVDLLFRKLGKEQWNRISMTGLGNDRYRASFQCTEQGNWEYTVQAFIDHPLSWLHNFRKRLSENNPQEWALQLKIGIQFMEQLQERYPDQLSVLKQWKLELQDRNLELACQIACSEKLEEYFRNYPLIDNPTRHDKVLAIKVQRKKAGFSSWYSFFPRSAGKNGKHAKFKDCEALLPRISKLGFDIIYFPPIHPIGKKFRKGKNNSLDAGENEPGCPYAIGSELGGHTDILPELGELKDFQQFIQKAEKLGIEVAMDFAIQCSPDHSWAKKHKSWFKERPDGSIQYAENPPKKYQDIYPLDFESNDWQGMWQAWLEVVQFWVGQGIRIFRVDNPHTKSFHFWEWLIGQIHITHPDVIFLSEAFTRPRIMEDLAKKGFDQSYTYFTWRNSKWELEEYMKELTQTDRKEYFRPNFWPNTHDINPYILQTQNENQFIIRFVLASTLSSNYGIFSPVYEAMYSDSIPGKEEYLNSEKYEVGNWSWNWENRLTKTIEAINQIRKDNPALQFTNNYRRLQIDNGQLMAFSKVYGENRLVIIINLDAQNKQSSMLNTFPEDIGLMGYSQFVVKDLITNEQYQWHTGSNYVELDPNKWPFHLFLVQPGS
- a CDS encoding glycoside hydrolase family 31 protein, whose protein sequence is MQVTTTNNKYSAKYYPDGIKSWERNGNIFLFYTSETILELMVLSDRILRFRYASDGNFQRDHSYAISDKFEESLIQLSITETSTHFIVSTALVDAEIAKENLKVGMYDKEHNLIVKDSSGFHWQHYLWKGGKIVFVSKEIQEGEQFFGLGDKPTGINLRGKRFENYGTDAYGYGKDTDPLYKNIPFYYGLHHGTGYGIFFDNTFRTIFDFGKENQDTTSYWARGGQMNYYFIYGPQLLTVAQSYARLTGTPELPPLWALGYQQSRWSYFPDTKVMEIAKEFRSRNIPCDAIHLDIDYMEGFRCFTFSKTHFPEPKKLTEDLEKMGMKTVVIIDPGIKVDPDYEVYKSGMAANVFCKRQDGALMEGDVWPGKCVFPDYTNPETRKWWSSQFKVLAENGIRGVWNDMNEPAVFEIGTFPEDVRHDYDGDPCSHRKAHNVYGHLMAMSTYQGLKRYQMPHRPFVITRSAYAGIQKYSCVWTGDNSASWEHLWLAAQQLISLSVSGISFAGSDVGGFIGEPDGELYTRWVQMAAFHPFFRSHSASNETGFNQEPWSFGPFYERICKKAIQMRYRLMPYFYTTFWQNSRYGTPMIRPLAFYDQHDPSSVTNQNQFLLGDHLLVAPVYSSGQTSMDVYLPKGNWYHNWDDRKFQGHQTIQVDSPIEHIPVFIKEGAVIPAWPQQNYIGEKIIKEITLHAYYKEGFESSQLYFDDGDNFGYKNGRYKVVTLEVQGNKSSFRIWKNKMGDYKTSHEKYKVILTGIPFNASELVIDGRVHKLTPRNFALGKIKFTVDKYFHELIIR